The genomic window CCTCCTCGACATGGACGGCACCATCGTCAATTCGGACGCCGTCGTGGAGCGCGTCTGGCGCGGCTGGGCCGTCGAGCACGGGCTCGACCCGGAGGAAACCCTGAAGGTCGTGCACGGCCGGCAGGGCTACGCCACGATGGCCGCCCTGCTCCCCGACCGGCCCATGGCGCAGAACCTCGCCGAGAACCGCGTCCTGCTCGCCCAGGAGACCGCCGACGTCGACGGCGTCGTCCCGGTCGTGGGCGCGCCGGCCTTCATGGCCGCGATCGCCGGTCTGCCGCACGCGCTCGTCACCTCCGCCGACGCGGCCCTCGCCCGTGCCCGGATGGGCGCCGCCGGGCTGCCCATGCCCGACGTACGGGTCACCGCGGAGTGCGTCGGTGCCAGCAAGCCGGACCCGGAGGGCTTCCTGAAGGGGGCGGCGGAGCTGGGCTTCGACCCGGCGGACTGCATCGCGTTCGAGGACTCGGAGGCAGGCATCACGGCCGCGCGTGCGGCCGGGATGCGGGTGGTGGGGGTCGGCCCGCGCGCCGCCGCGTTCGACCCAGATGCGCACGTCCGGGATCTGACCGGGGTCCGCGTGGAGGCGGCGGCGGACGGCCTGGTCCGCCTCCACGTCAGCGAGTGAACAGCCGGCGGACCAGCCGGCGATCAGTCCACTGAGCAGCCGGCGATCAGCCGGTGAACAGCCAGTGAACAGTGACGGCCGGCCCGGCGGTCAGCCCGGTGATCGGTCCGACGGCCGGCCCGGCGGTCAGCCGGCGATCGCCTCGTACAGGCTCAGCCCCGCCAGCGCCAGCATCAGCCCCGCCGCCACCTTCGTGATCAGCCGCAGCGGCACGTACTTCAGCAGCGTGCGGCCGCCCACGATGCCGAGTGCGGCCACCGCCCACAGCGCCAGCACCGCCCCGAGGCCGACCGAGAGCGGGTTGTCGTAGCGTGCGGCCATGTTCGCGGTCATGATCTGGGTCAGGTCGCCGAACTCCGCGACCAGGATCAGCATGAAGCCCGCCCCGGACACCTTCCAGAAGGACTGGTCAGCCGGCGCCTTGATACCGGCCTCGTCCCCGTCGTCCTTCTTCAGCAGCAGCATCGCCGCGCCCGCGAGGAAGAGCACGCCGACCACCGCCTGCACCACCCGCTGCGGGAGCAGTGTCAGCACACTGCCCGCCGCGATCGCGAGCGCGACATGGACGGCGAAGGCGGCCGCGACGCCCACGAAGACGTACGAGGCGCGGTAGCGCGTCCCGAGCATCAGCCCGGCCAGGGCGGTCTTGTCGGGAAGCTCGGCGAGGAAGACGACACCGAAGGTGATCGCCATGACGGTGAAGCTCAGCACGGGTGGGATTCCTCAATCGGTCGGGCACCGCCGCACCGAGAGACCTGAACGCTTCAGGGGTCGCTTCGGCTCGGCAGCACCATGAACGGCATGGTCACTGCTGGCCGAAGGTCTCGCTGGCGGGCCGTCCTCAGGACGGCCGCCTCCGGGCGCCGGCCGGGGAACCGCGATGGTGCGGGCCCGGCAGTATGTCGACGTTCCGGCGAAGAGCTACTCCCCTTCTGCGCCCCCAGCCTACGCGATACCCCCGCCCCGCGGTCAGGGGCCTTCGACCCTCGCGAGGGACCCTGCTCACGGACTTTCGTCGCGGACTTTCGTCGCGGGCCTTCGTCACAGGCCTTCGTCACGGACCTTCGTCACGGACCTTCTCCCGGTGGATACGCCCCCGCGCCACCAGCTCCAGCACCACCGCGACCGCCACCGCCTGCACCGCCATCAGCCCCACCAGCACGAACAACTGCACCACCCCCGCCTCCAGCGGTGACGCCCCGCCCAGCAGCATCCCCACGAACGCGCCGGGAAGTGTGACCAGGCCCACGGTCCTGGTCTGGTCGAGCCCCGGCAGCAGCGCGTCCGACGCCGCCTCCCGCGCCACCTCCATCCGCGCGTCCCTGTCGGGCAGCCCGAGCGCCATGCCCGCCTCCACCTCGCCGCGCCGCACCGTGAGCTCGTCGAGGGCACGGCGGCCGCCGAGGACGGTCGCGGTGAGCGCCCCGCCGATGAGGATCCCGGTGACCGGGATGAGGGCGATGCCCTTGACCGGGACGAGCCCGGTGAGCAGCAGCGCGGCGACGACGGGTGCGACGCCCGCGCCGATCGGCAGGGCCGCGCGCCACCAGGTGCCGTTCGGGGTGATGCGGCGCCCGGCGGTGCGTACGGCGACGGCGTACATCACCGCCAGGAAGGCGAGCAGCAGCGGTACGGAGCGGACCGCCCAGCCGATGACGAGCGAGACCGCCGCGAGCTGGACCGCGGCGCGCACGCCCGCGACGACGATCTCGCGGGCGCGGGACCTGCGGTCCGGCCCCAGGTGGGCGGCGGCGGCGACCGTGGCCGCGACGGCCAGCAGTACGGCGAGGACGACCCCGAGCATCACGTTGACCGGCAGCAGCACACATCAACCCTAAGCGCCGCACAGCGGACTGGTGTGACGTCAGATGACGGCCGGGACGCGCCCCGCGGGGCCATGAGGTCGTGTCAGAAACCTTGATGTGACGTGTACATGTCGTCACTCTGTTACCTGGCGCCCATCCCCAGGCAACCCGGCGCCACCACGATGGGCCGGGCCCTGAAGCAGGGCTTCACTACCGGCCGACGCCCCCCACTCTCACGGGAGTTCGCATGTCTGGTGTCTACGCGCGTCGACTGAGCCGCACCGCGGTGCTCGCCGCCACTGCCGCGCTCGCCTGCGCCACCACTCTGCTCAGCGCGCCCGCCGCCCAAGCCGCCCCGCCCACCCCGGTCAGCGCCGCCACCGCCCGCAGCTACCTGAGCTCGCTCACCGTCCAGGCGGAAGGTTCCTCCAGCGGTTACAGCCGGGACCTGTTCCCGCACTGGATCACCCAGTCGGGCGCCTGCAACACCCGCGAGGTCGTCCTCAAGCGCGACGGCTCGAACGTCGTCCAGGACTCCAGCTGCGCGGCCACCAGCGGCAGTTGGTACTCCCCGTACGACGGTGCCACCTGGAGCGCCGCCGCCGACGTCGACATCGACCACATCGTCCCGCTGGCCGAGGCCTGGCGCTCGGGCGCCAGCTCCTGGTCCACCTCCTCGCGCCAGGCGTTCGCCAACGACCTGACCCGCCCGCAGCTGATCGCCGTCACCGACAACGTCAACCAGTCCAAGGGCGACCAGGACCCCGGCGAGTGGCTGCCGTCGCGCACCGCGTACCACTGCACGTACGCCCGGATGTGGGTGCACACGAAGTACTACTGGAACATGACGGTCGACTCCGCCGAGAAGTCCGCGCTCCAGTCGATCCTCAACGGCTGCTGATCACCAAGGGCTGCTGACCGCCAACCACCGCCAACGACCGTCGGCCGCCAACGGCTGCTGAACGTGAGGCAACCGTTGATCCGGAACCGTGTCGCCCGCGCCCGTCGTTCCGTACCGTAACGGGGCGACGGAGCGGGGCGAGGAGGACCACGGATGGCCGGGCTGAGGCTGGGACCGCTGCTGCGGTACGTCGACTGGGAGAGCGGCGGCCACGCGACCGTATGGGTCGAGGCCGACCGCCCCTGCACGGCCGAGGTGCGGTGCACGGACGGGGCGGGCGGCTCGGTCCGTACGTTCCAGATCGAGGGCCACCACTACGCCCTGATCCCGGTCACCGGCCTGACGCCGGGCTCCTCGACGGCGTACGAGGTGCTGCTGGACGGCCGCCGCGTGTGGCCCCTGGCGGACTCCCCGTTCCCGCAGAGCACGATCCGCACCCCGGCGGTCCCCGCCGACGGGGTGCGGATCACCTTCGGCTCCTGCCGCTGGGCCGCGCCGCCGGCCGACGAGCACGACCCGATCGGCCCGGACGCGCTGGACGGCATCGCCGCGCGGCTGGCTGCCGCTGAGCACGCCGGCCAGGAAGCCGGCCAGGACACCGGCACGGATGCCGACCAGCACAACGACCGCCCGGATGTGCTGCTGCTCCTCGGCGACCAGGTGTACGCGGACGCGACGTCCAAGGCGACCCAGCGCTGGCTGGCCGCCCGGCGCGATCTGCGCGAGCCGCCCGGCGCGGAGGTCGCGGACTACGAGGAGTACACGCGGCTGTACGACGAGTCCTGGCTGGACCCCGAGGTCCGCTGGCTGCTCTCCACCGTCCCCAGCTGCATGATCTTCGACGACCACGACGTGATCGACGACTGGAACACCAGCGCGTCCTGGCTCGCGGAGATGCGCGCCACGCCCTGGTGGCAGGAACGGGTGCTCAGCGGTCTGATGTCGTACTGGGTCTACCAGCACCTGGGCAATCTCTCGCCGGCCGAGCTCGACACCGACCCGGTCTACGCGGCCGTGCGGGAAACCCCCGACGGGACCGACGCGCTGCGGCGGTTCGCGGCGGGCGCCGACGCCGACCCGGCCTCCGTCCGGTGGAGCTACCGGCGCGACTTCGGAAGGACCCGGCTGCTGATGACCGACACCCGGGCCGCCCGCGTCCTCGACGAGGACAAGCGCGCGATGCTCGACGTGGACGAGGCGCGCTGGCTGCACGACCAGGCGCTCGACGCCCCCGGTTCGTACGACCACCTCCTCATCGGCGCCTCGCTGCCCTGGCTGCTGCCGCCGCTCATCCACGACGCGGAGAGCTGGAACGCGGCGCTGTGCCGGGGTGAACGGGGCCCGCGCTGGGCGCGCTTCGGCGAGGACGTGCGCAGACGCGCGGACCTGGAGCACTGGGCCGCGTTCCCGGAATCGTTCGAGAAGCTGACCCGGCTGATCGCGGAGGCGGGCAGCGGGCCGGACGCGCCCGCGACGGTGTGCGTCCTGTCCGGGGACGTCCACCACGCGTATGTGGCGGAGCCCCGATGGCCCGCGTCCGAGTGGCCCGGGGGCGCCCCGGACGCCCGGGTGCTCCAGCTGACCTGCTCCCCCGTGCACAACGCGATCCACTCGTCCGTGCGGATGGGTTTCCGCTTCGGCTGGAGCCGGGCGGGGCGGCGGCTCGGGCACGCCCTGGCCCGGCACGGGCGGGCCGGCCGGCCGCTCATCGAGTGGGGACGCACGGGCGGGCCGTGGTTCGGGAACCAGTTGATGACGCTGACGCTGAAAGGCCGTTCGGCGACGCTCCGGCTCGACCAGGCACGGGCGGATCGTACGGATTCGAGGCTCGTGGCCGCCGACGAACGGAACCTGACGAATGGTCCGTGACACTTCCCACAGCGGGAGCTGATCCTCGCCCCCGGCTCTTCGGCTCCCGGGGGGCCGACGGCATGATGTTGCGGACGATCCGCGCGATGCTGCGGACGATCCGTTCCCCGCACGCGCCGCATGCCCCACATTTCCTGGGAGTCTGTACTTTGACCGTGTCGCCCGCATTTCGCCATGCCATAGCCCTGGTCGGCGCTGGTCCCCGCGGCACCTCGGTACTCGAGAGACTCTGCGCCTCCGTGCCCGAACTGGCCCCGGAGATCCCGCTGACCGTGCATGTCGTCGACCCCGCGCCGGCCGGGCCCGGCCAGGTGTGGCGCACGGACCAGCCCGCCGAGCTGCTGATGAACACGGTGGCGTCCCAGGTGACCCTGTTCACGGACGCGAGCGTCCGCTGCGAGGGGCCGGTACGGCCGGGGCCGAGCCTGTACGAGTGGGCGGCGGCGCGCTCGGACCAGAACGGGGACGGGAACGGGGGCGGGAACGGGGACGAGGACGGGGGCGGGAACGGGGACGAGGACGGGGGCGGGGGCGGGGACGAGGACGGGCTCGGACCGGACGACTACCCGACCCGGGCCTGCTACGGCCGCTATCTGGAGTGGGCCTTCCGCAGGATCGTCGAGCGGGCTCCGGAGACGGTACGGGTGGTGGTGCACCGGGCTCGGGCGGTACGGCTCGACGACTCCAACTCCGACTCCGACGCCGTGGGCGGCGTGGGGGCGGGGCGGCCGGACGCCGGCGCGGGGCGGCTGGACGGCATGGCGCAGCACCCGGGCGACCGCGCGCAGCGGCTCGTCCTCGACGACGGCACGGTGCTGGACGGTCTGAGCGCGGTGGTGCTGGCCCAGGGCCATCTGCCGGTGACCGAGGACGCGCACCAGGACCGGCTGGGCGAGTACGCCGACCGGCACGGGCTGCGGCATTTCACCCCCGCCAACCCCGCGGACCTCGATCTCTCGGCGGTCGCCCCGGGGGAGACGGTCCTGCTGCGCGGCCTCGGCCTCAACTTCTTCGACCACATGGCGCTGCTGACGACGGGCCGCGGCGGCGCGTTCGTACCGGACGAGAGCGCCCCGGACCGCCTGGTCTACCGCCCGTCGGGACGCGAGCCCCGGCTGTACGCGGGCTCGCGGCGCGGGGTCCCGTACCAGGCGCGAGGCGACAACGAGAAGGGCGCATCGGGCCGCCACCACCCTCTGCTCCTCACTGCGGACGTGATCGCGGCCTTCCGCAAGCGCGCGGACGCGGGCGATCCGCCGGACTTCCTGGACGAGATATGGCCGCTCGTCGCCAAGGAGGTGGAGACGGTCTACTACGAGGCGCTGCTCACGCCCGCGGCGCAGGGCTCGCCGCCTCCCGGCTTCCGGGCGCGCTTTCTGGACGCGCCC from Streptomyces formicae includes these protein-coding regions:
- a CDS encoding alkaline phosphatase D family protein, whose amino-acid sequence is MAGLRLGPLLRYVDWESGGHATVWVEADRPCTAEVRCTDGAGGSVRTFQIEGHHYALIPVTGLTPGSSTAYEVLLDGRRVWPLADSPFPQSTIRTPAVPADGVRITFGSCRWAAPPADEHDPIGPDALDGIAARLAAAEHAGQEAGQDTGTDADQHNDRPDVLLLLGDQVYADATSKATQRWLAARRDLREPPGAEVADYEEYTRLYDESWLDPEVRWLLSTVPSCMIFDDHDVIDDWNTSASWLAEMRATPWWQERVLSGLMSYWVYQHLGNLSPAELDTDPVYAAVRETPDGTDALRRFAAGADADPASVRWSYRRDFGRTRLLMTDTRAARVLDEDKRAMLDVDEARWLHDQALDAPGSYDHLLIGASLPWLLPPLIHDAESWNAALCRGERGPRWARFGEDVRRRADLEHWAAFPESFEKLTRLIAEAGSGPDAPATVCVLSGDVHHAYVAEPRWPASEWPGGAPDARVLQLTCSPVHNAIHSSVRMGFRFGWSRAGRRLGHALARHGRAGRPLIEWGRTGGPWFGNQLMTLTLKGRSATLRLDQARADRTDSRLVAADERNLTNGP
- a CDS encoding TMEM165/GDT1 family protein; this encodes MLSFTVMAITFGVVFLAELPDKTALAGLMLGTRYRASYVFVGVAAAFAVHVALAIAAGSVLTLLPQRVVQAVVGVLFLAGAAMLLLKKDDGDEAGIKAPADQSFWKVSGAGFMLILVAEFGDLTQIMTANMAARYDNPLSVGLGAVLALWAVAALGIVGGRTLLKYVPLRLITKVAAGLMLALAGLSLYEAIAG
- a CDS encoding FAD/NAD(P)-binding protein, producing MMLRTIRAMLRTIRSPHAPHAPHFLGVCTLTVSPAFRHAIALVGAGPRGTSVLERLCASVPELAPEIPLTVHVVDPAPAGPGQVWRTDQPAELLMNTVASQVTLFTDASVRCEGPVRPGPSLYEWAAARSDQNGDGNGGGNGDEDGGGNGDEDGGGGGDEDGLGPDDYPTRACYGRYLEWAFRRIVERAPETVRVVVHRARAVRLDDSNSDSDAVGGVGAGRPDAGAGRLDGMAQHPGDRAQRLVLDDGTVLDGLSAVVLAQGHLPVTEDAHQDRLGEYADRHGLRHFTPANPADLDLSAVAPGETVLLRGLGLNFFDHMALLTTGRGGAFVPDESAPDRLVYRPSGREPRLYAGSRRGVPYQARGDNEKGASGRHHPLLLTADVIAAFRKRADAGDPPDFLDEIWPLVAKEVETVYYEALLTPAAQGSPPPGFRARFLDAPHGSPEEAAVLDAYGCAAGDRWSWERVSYPHRGGEFTGPAAFRGWLVDHLRRDAGHAALGNVAGPVKAALDVLRDVRNEVRQIVDHAGLSGASRRDHLDRWYTPLNAFLSIGPPRRRIQEMAALIEAGVLEVVGPRMSVRAEGGRFTAESPDVPGSVVAATTLIEARLPEPDLRRSRDELLARLLRTGQCRPHVVDGYETGGLDVTERPYCLIDRQGRAHPRRFAFGVPTEGVHWVTAAGARPGVDSVTLSDADAVARAALAITARCELLMKNDRRPNVELASID
- a CDS encoding HNH endonuclease family protein: MSGVYARRLSRTAVLAATAALACATTLLSAPAAQAAPPTPVSAATARSYLSSLTVQAEGSSSGYSRDLFPHWITQSGACNTREVVLKRDGSNVVQDSSCAATSGSWYSPYDGATWSAAADVDIDHIVPLAEAWRSGASSWSTSSRQAFANDLTRPQLIAVTDNVNQSKGDQDPGEWLPSRTAYHCTYARMWVHTKYYWNMTVDSAEKSALQSILNGC
- a CDS encoding HAD-IA family hydrolase; this encodes MLLTTRALLLDMDGTIVNSDAVVERVWRGWAVEHGLDPEETLKVVHGRQGYATMAALLPDRPMAQNLAENRVLLAQETADVDGVVPVVGAPAFMAAIAGLPHALVTSADAALARARMGAAGLPMPDVRVTAECVGASKPDPEGFLKGAAELGFDPADCIAFEDSEAGITAARAAGMRVVGVGPRAAAFDPDAHVRDLTGVRVEAAADGLVRLHVSE
- a CDS encoding ABC transporter permease, producing the protein MLLPVNVMLGVVLAVLLAVAATVAAAAHLGPDRRSRAREIVVAGVRAAVQLAAVSLVIGWAVRSVPLLLAFLAVMYAVAVRTAGRRITPNGTWWRAALPIGAGVAPVVAALLLTGLVPVKGIALIPVTGILIGGALTATVLGGRRALDELTVRRGEVEAGMALGLPDRDARMEVAREAASDALLPGLDQTRTVGLVTLPGAFVGMLLGGASPLEAGVVQLFVLVGLMAVQAVAVAVVLELVARGRIHREKVRDEGP